The genomic interval AAACGTTTTTCTAGAAAGCCGTATAGAACGCCCAACTGGCATCTCTGTGTTAAGCCAGCCCACTGTTAAGCATGAACAAAAAACCCTCCCCTATAAGTCCTCTTTGCCTGAAACACTCAGCTGACCACTGTTCTGAGACctggagaaattaaaaaacataccaAGTCATCATGCTTTTCCCTCCCTTCATCCCCTCGCTTTCCAAATAATTTAGTTCAAAAGCCACGAGGTGGAGTTGAACAAGAGGGTGTCTCCAGTGGGGGTGGGAAGAGCCACCGTGGCCCAGAGCGGTGTGCTGGAGCCAGAACAGGATAGGCAAGGGAGAGTGGTGACCTGGCAAAGGGCGTTGGAGTCCAAGCTGGGTAAGGAAGACAGGAGATTGGTTGCATGAGGCGGGAGAGGATTGATCATATCATTAGCATATTGAGAATAGGAATCAAATATCTTCTTATCAAGGAGGaggtttaaatataaaaagagagaaaatgaacccTGAGACTATGATATTAGAATTAAAGATATCAGGGTGAGCTCATGGTTttcaagatagatagatagacagaatATGCACACATTTTCTAATTCTGTCCGCTGAGAGTGCTTGTGATAATCCAATAGCAATGAGCACACCAACTAACCAGATCATGGTTTCTAACTACTACTCTCACTAAAAGGAGAAATGGCTAATTTCAggcttagaaaaatataaaacatgactGGGACATTTCATGGTGCCCAAAAGACAGACGTGTCCAAATAATAATGAAGACATGTCAAAAGGACACTGAAGTTATTTTGTAAGGTCTTCCATGAGCTAAAACTGAACAAATTAAGGATAACAGTAATAATAGAAATGTATTATAACCCACTGAATATAAGAATCCATGAGTCCATAATGATataaatagacaaaatgagtagATTTCAAGTGTGATGAGGAGCAGGATAAAGATTACATAGAACCAGAGTACCTCCCCATAAAATACGTATTAATTACCAAAGGAAAGAGTAACTCTACTGTGAAGAAGCCTGGCAGATACTCCTTCAATCAGGTGATCAAAATTAGTACTTGTGTAAGAAGTTAACATCTGTCCCTGTGATGGGACAAATTAACCCATGTTCTACCTGACTGGATacagtgaaaagaaaataaacatcatgGCACAGCAGTAGAGtggcagcctggcatgtggatgtctgggttcaattccaagtcagggcacacagaagaagtgaccatctgcttctccacccttccatctccgacttctctctctctctcccactcccatggccatggctcgaatggtttgagcaagttggctccacgtgctgaggatggcttcatagccttgcctcaggtgctaaaatagctcagttgccgagcaatggagcaatgccccagatgggcagagcatcgccccatagagggcttgctgaatggatcccagttggggtgcatgtgggagtatgtctctctgcctccccacctcacacttaatagaagaagaaagaagaaggagaaggaggaggggaggaggagggggggaggaggaggaggaggaggagaagaacaagaacaggaagaagaacaagtagaagaataaaaagaagaagaaaataagctCTCATTTCTGTAGTTTCCTACTAAAGATGCAGCACTTAAATGAGAAagcatcagacaaacccaaatggAGAAACGTTCTACAGACTATGGGGCTGATGGAGCATCATGCTGGCGATTTACTTGCCAATGgttgaaaaaagatatttaaacttGGGAACTTTTCTTTAGGTTGAGattgtttcaaaatttaaaaattaataacaaaaggaATTACCCTGTGTCACTGTAGATTTGATGGAAGCCAAGTGTCAAGATGGGATTCAGATTTGGATGGACCAATTTAAATGCCCACAGTTAtatataactgctcacaaaaattagggggtatttcaaaatgaatatgaagctctAAAATaccccctagtttttgtgagcagtatatattaggGTAATACTTTTAAATTACCTCTGGTGAAAAACAGTTTTTTCTCCCAATCTATTACAGACCAATACTTTTTAAACTAGGATTTGAGGACAATATCAAATGGCTACAGAGTTTTCAAATGCTTACCCTCACTGCCTGTATTTATGTCAGCATAGTCCCATAACCAACACTCCATAGACTAGCTTAGGCCACACTTTCAGCAGCGTCTCACTGTGGTTGAATGTGTGGTTCTCCAATCACCATCATGTCCAAGTGAGAAATAAAAACCACTGGTCACACTGTTACCCTTAATGGTAGCAGTAATAACTACCACTATAATTAGCATCAACTGTCTATACAAAGTATTCCAGAAAGGGCCTGCCCAGGCGATGAGGGAATGGATGAAAGACCTACTTTTTCAAATAGTAACTCAACGTCTCGAAATGGGTCACAGGACATGAATAGATGAGACCACCCCTAATTACAAAGTCGTTGCTTTGTGGTGACTGAAAGCAAACCCAGTCATGTAGAAGGAGGGACAAAAGCATCTTCTCTGGGTCAACCTGTAACACCAAGTCATGGCTGTCATTACCAGGAAGGGACCTCCCATCAGAAAGGATTAGTAGAGCACATCCCCCAATCAGACAGGTTTGATTTAACTACAGACACCAGGGGTTAAGCTGATGACTCCAATAGTCCACATGGGCCTCACACAGGCCCTTCCTCTGCCAAGAAGCAGCCCCTTCAAATAAGAGAGAACAATTCTCTGTACTAAACCACGACCAGAGCAGAACGACGAGACAGGAGCCATTGCATCCTCTGGGAAACAGCTAACACCATCCAGGCTCGAGGTTCTTCCAGAAGACACTCTCACAGTTCCATTGCATGtcctgaatgctgaggtccttGTGCTAGCGCAGCCTGGACTTTTATTCCAGCCACACACAGAGGAGGCCTGCACACAGAAACCTGCAAGCTGAAATCAATCAACAGCATCTGTCTCCGGTCCGCAGCACCTCACTTACCTGGAGCGGTTTTGTAGTATGACATCCGGGAGGGCAGAGATAAGGCGTTCTTTGCCCTGGAGCTCTGGGTACTCTGCAAGACTTGTCTCTGCCtcttcagctcctcctccctttcctgggcTGCTCGGATCTCTTCTTCGATCATGGACAAAGTCCGCTGCTTCCTTGACCTCAGCTTGAAGGGCCCAACCATCACGTCAGACTCTTGAGTAGCCAGGAGAGAGGCCGTGCTTCTCAGCTCAGCTGCCTCTGAGTACTTGCTGAAATAGCTGCCTTCTGGTCTGGTCTCCTCCATGTTTATTGGGCCACTGGGCTGCACTGCTGGCAATGGCGGGGAGGGTCCCCCCCGTTCCCTGAGCACCCTGTCTTCAGCAGGCAGGATCTTTGGTAATACATCCCTTTTCTCTTGAACAGGAGAAGACACCTGAGGTGGTTCAAATGTGCTCTGAGGCTTCTCTGAGCTAGGAGCCCCGGTTCCAGCTTCCTCCAGAGTTGCCTTAGGTCCCTGCTGTCCTGCTCCACCCTTGCTGGGTCCAGACACAGCTCTATCCACTTGCTCGGCAATGGCTTGTTGAATGGCATTTTGCACCAGGAGACCAGCCTGATATTCCAAGGGGTCATCAACCGACGGAGAGTCTCCCAGAGTGGAGGAAGGGGAATAGAAACCATGATCACTAAATGATTTGGAGACACCTTCTCCTCGGCCTTCTGAAGGGTTGTCAGTTTGGGGAGTCTGGGGCAGAGAAAAGTCAGCCAGTGAATTATCCTGGAGGGCACTGGTTGTCTCATTGGAAGCGCCGCTGTCGCTGATGTTGTCCATGCTGAAATCATTGGACAGGGTCTCCAGGACGGTGGTATCCTGGGACCTCACCGACAATTCATCCAAACCAGAGTCAAGCTCCTCTTGGGTCAAAGAGACATTGACGGATCTTGAAAACTGATCCATAATCCCAGGGTCATCATCCTTGACCACGGTGAGGACGGCCCGGGCACTTGTGAATTCTCCGTCGTCCGCCCACAGTTTGGATAGGGGCCCGCGTTTGGAGGGCTCACTGTAGGGCCCTTCCTTCCCCTGAGGGGCTGCgctgccctggcctcctcccAGAGACTGGCTCTCCGGGGCACAGTGGGCTTTCTGCCCCCTGGCGGCTGATGCACCACGGTCTTCTGGAGGACCCGCGACCGAAGCTGGTCTTGAGATGGTCAGTGGCTTGTCTGAGTTGATTGAACCCAGAGGCCTGTAGAAGGGCTTGATGGAGAAGAGCCTGGGTGTACTCTGGCCCTTGGCCACTGTCGGCCTGGAATTCTCCATGAGCTGGAACTGTTTGCGAGCAGCAGAGAAATCTATCTGCTCCGTAACGACGTCCACCTTCACATTCTCGGTCATGCTGGACGGTTCCCGcgatggggcaggggcaggggcagtgcAGAGCTGCGGagggggctgctgctgctgctgctgctgctgttgcagCAGCAACTGCTCCTGCTGCGCCCTTCTCTCCTTGCGCTCCTTGTACTTCTTGTGCGACTCCAGGTGCTCCTCGTCCAGCTGCTCCTCGATGCTTTTCTCCTGGGGAGGATTCCACCATTTGGCCGCAATGCCAGGGTTCTTTTTCACGGCCTGGCTCCGGATGAGCTCTCGCCTCTCCTTTTCCAGCTCCAGCATCTCTTCGGTCGGCCTCACCTTTCGGACGCAGTACTGTTCTTTCTCATTCACGTCGTCCTCAAAGAGCTTGGAGGGCTTCTTGTCCTCGTGGAAGGCACGCAGCTCGAACTTGGCTTCCTTCTTCAGTGTGGTGAGTGTGAACTCCCCATCTCGGGATGAGCACCACGAGCTGGTGGAGGAGCTGGGGCTTGCGGGGGCCTGCAGGCTGTCCCCCAGCAGGTCTCTGGGCTGGTCAGGGGAGTGGCCGTTCGTTCTTTCGCCCTCTGCCATGGGGTCAGAGTTGCTCTTACTGAGCTCAATGTGAGGAGGCACCTGCCTGCCAGCTGCTCTCTCCATGGATTCCGGCTGGACAGCTGTGTGGGCAGGTGGGCTCGGGCTGCCCACCAGGAGGGCTGTGCCGGGCTCCGGGGAGGATGTGCCGTTGTATGTTCCGTCCACAGCAGAATCACAGCAGTTGGCCTCCAGCACCTCGTCTAGATATCGGATCTCACTGGCCACGTCATTATCCAGAGATTCATGGTGATCAGCGAGGAGGCCGTTGTGGGGGGGCGAGTAGAAAGGGGAGGGATGGTCCATGGAATGTGGAGTAGAGGTGATTCCGGGAACACTTTTACATTCTGCAACAGAGACCTCAATTTCCATGTTTTTGTGATCTGGGGGAAGGGAGCTGACCACGGGATCCAGGGGGTTGGCACTACAGTTGTCTCTTTCGGTTTTTAGCCGGATATCATCCTCGGAAAGCTGAGGAGGCTTCtggaataaagaagaaatgaaaatcagGCTTAGATACCACATTTCTTACAGATGTAAACACCAAGAAATTAACTGATAACTAACAGAAAGgaacattgaggccctggccgattggctcagcggtagagcgtcggcctggcgtgcgggggacccgggttcgattcccggccagggcacataggagaggcgcccatttgcttctccaccccccccccttcctctctgtctctctcttcccctcccacaggcgaggctccattggagcaaagatggcccaggcgctggggatggctccttggcccctgccccaggcgctggagtggctctggtcacggcagagtgacgccccggaggggcagagcattgccccctggtgggcaaagcctcgcccctggtgggcgtgccaggtggatcccggtcgggcgcatgcgggagtctgtctgactgtctctccccgtttccagcttcaggaaaaaaaaaaaaaaagaaaggaacattGAAACAACAACAATGAGTTCTTTCAATGAGTTCTTTCGAATAGAGATTTTCCTTCTAATAATGCATCACATGTTCATTTTGTTGTTATAACAGGTACCTACACCTCTCCATTATACAGgttccattttgtttattgggGTCCAGAGTACGTTCAATCAATgctagtcctttttttttttttctgaagtgagtagtgggaaggcagagagacagacaaccgcatgtgcctgactgcgatccagccggcatgcccactagggggcgatgctctgcccatctggggcattgctctagtgcaactggagccattctagtacctgaggtggagggcctagaaccatcctcagtgttcaggccaactttgctccagtaaagctttggctgtgagaggggaagagagagacagagagaaagaaaggggggagggggagaagcagatggttgcttttcctgtgtgccctggccaggaatcaaacctgggacttccacatgccaggctgacagtctaccactgaaccaaccggccagaacCCCtagtcccattttttaaatttaaaactaaattaggACTCTGATCATTTAAAGATGTACTCAAATATCTTCTAAAGTAGAAGACATTATACAGCAAACATACcagagtcttccaaaatattcagAGCAAACTACTGCAGGACAGTAATAGGAGTATTTGTGTGTCCCCAGCTACAAAAAGGAGATCCTTTTGCATGAAGAAATTTTCTTGTAACCATGATTCTCTGCCAAATGTGATACAACTATGCTGGAGACAAGAAACTTCATagaaatgttttccaaaataaaatactggAAAACAGTCGACTCCTTCAATTACTCCTTACAGGCTACAGAGCCCGGCTGCGTGGCTGTTTGGCTATGTGCATTATAAACACCATCCCCAAAGCCCCTGACTGTACAGTTCTGTTCTCCGGGACTCCATCAAAACAATACTCCTTAGTTTAGGAGTGAGTGTTGCTTTGAAAAGCTAGTGTCTGGTGGCACCTCTCCCCTAATTCctcaaaggttttattttatttaaccacaAAATTGGAGCTATCATATTAAATCCAATTCTGTGGGTAAACAAGAACACCATATCTTCTTAATGGTTTTATACATCATATTTTGTCATCAGTTATCAACCCCATGTAATTCTGTTATTGACTTTAGTAAGATTAACTTCAAATTCTAGGGTAATTATTGTTCCATACTGAAGGACTCTGGTTTGTCTCAGATAATTCAGCAGTGAATTATGTGCTTATTTTGAGTTCCACCCTCAAAGATGTCACTAACCCCTTGGGGTTAGCTTTACTTCCTTGTCTCTGCTCGATGTTGTGCCTGGAATTATGGACGTAGCACCACGCAAATTGGCAACAGGgtacagatttttatttatttaagttttaaacaaTTTCAAAGGCttacaatataatattaaaaccCCACCTTAAGATGATTCTAGGGGATTAATTTCAAAATCCTTCCAAGGAAAGTGGATAATTATAGATTTGTTCGTGAGACAGAGAAAAGCACAGTCATTCAGCTACTTGCTGTGCTCTGCTGTCAGAATACTGAAAAAACCCTCATGGTTACCCAAGCACTGACTGGGAGGTTATCCCTGAACCAGATGCTTATCCCTTAACTGGGGATTTCCTTCACTCCTCATTTCCCATACCCCCCTTCAGACTTCAGTCAATAGAGTGATGTGTACTCCTTTTTTCGTACAGGCAAAAGATGATCTAGTCAAGGTCTGGACTTTGACGAAGCCTGCTACTTAATATCATTgtaattgcattttaattttattgttgacTATCAGCAACTCAAAATCTTTTATCTTTATAGTGAACTACTACAGGAGCACATCAAaaaacttttattgttcttttaaaaacattaactaatttttttattttagtaaggcAATTACCAGTGAGTTCTACGCCATTAAGAACCACAGAACATTTGAATGCCTAAACGTACTGGCCACCATTCAATTTCAAGTAAACCCAGGTCACAATGAGCTCACTCCATGCCAAGCTGTTATTGGAATAAACAGACCAACACAGAGAGAAGCATAGCACTGCTAGGGAGAAATCAGATtatcctccacccccccccccccagctccatTCAGTCAATAGTTTACTGATAATATTCTTCATGGGAATAAGTGGAACTTTCCTCTTATGCTTTCTGGAGactgaggagaggagaaaaaagtaGTAGGAGCTGCTGGGATGGAAATACagttaaaaatcactgctctacTGAAATACAGAACACTTTCAAAAAgttgacagcctgaccaggcagtggcacagtgaatagagagtcggactgggatgcggaggacccaggtttgagaccctgaggttgccagcttgagcgcgggcttatctggtttgagcaaagctcaccagcttggacctaaggtcgctggcttgagtgaggggttacttggtctgctgaaggcccacagtcaaggcacatatgagaaagcaatcaatgaacaactaaggtgtcgcaacgaaaaactaatgattgatgcttcttatctctctctgttcctatctgtctgtccctatctatccctctctctgactctttctctgtctctatataaaaaaaaaaaagagagagagagagagagagagagaaagttgacATGAGAAGGAAGAGGGCAGTCTAACATGAAAGAAAGCTAAAAGGCAAATAATTAATTCTATAGTTCATTTAGTCATTCATCCCCTCATGAAACACATGAGAGGCTTATTCTGCAGGCCCATAACACAACTAGCTCCACGATAAGGTCCAGACAACAACACctttttcttaacaaaaattaaattgcCCACGCTTCTCAGAAAGCCATGTCTGTTGTGGAATTAACTTGGTCTAGTTGGGCGGAGTAAAAACCTTCCCTATATTTATGTCTTGTAGTTGTTGAGACTTTCTCCACAGCATTTCCCCAGAACACTTTCTGGTCCTCACATCAGCATGTGTTTTTGTCTTAGATGTTTCCTGGCTTCATGTTTGATGATGGATAAGCAAGTGCCCTGAcagcgttctttttttttttttttttctttttaattttaatgagaagcagggaggcagagacagactcctgcaggcaccccGACCGCACTCCACCAGGgccctctgcccatctggggcccttgctccgttgcaaccagagccattttagcacctgagaaccACCCCCTgccccgaggccaacttgctccaatggagccttggctgcgtgcgggagaagaagagagaaggagacagagaagtgatgggggaggggtggagaaacagatgggcacttctcctatgtcccctgaccgtgaattgaacccaggacatccacaccctgaGCCAAAcctctactactgagccacccagccaggtttattttaaaacttaataattCTATTGATTCTCTCCAAGGCATACTCTCTGAATGAGCAATAAGTATTCCAATTCAAAATCTCAAATCTGAGAATAGCATCTAACAGTACATTTTTTGCAGCATCAAAGAAACTACCTTTGTCCTGGCCTGTGAGGGCACTGTGGATAAGGTgtcagtcaacctggaatgctgaggttgctggtttgaaaccctaggcttgccaggtcaaggcacatatgtcaagcaatcagtgaacaactgaagtgaagcaactatgagttgagacttctcactccacccaccctctcctctttctttaaaatgaataaataaaatcttttttaaaaatacctttggcTTTCAGTCAGGAATCATGAGTCTGTTGGTTATGTTTTTTGTGATGTGTccaactgatatttttaaaatgctaattattGGTTAAAAGCCAAAGTTTGCGGTCCCAGGGCAATGTGAGATGCATCTTTtccaacacatttaaaaataaatatatttagacaCTGGAGGGTGTAAACGGAATAGAGGCTCCCCATTCTGTTAGTTACATGTGCCTGCTCCATACTGAAGGACTCTGGTTTGTCTCAGATAATTCAGCAGTGAATTATGTGCTTATTTTGAGTTCCACCCTCAAAGATGTCACTAACCCCTTGGGGTTAGCTTTACTTCCTTGTCTCTGCTCGATGTTGTGCCTGGAATTATGGACGTAGCACCACGCAAATTGGCAACAGGgtacagatttttatttatttaagttttaaacaaTTTCAAAGGCttacaatataatattaaaaccCCACCTTAAGATGATTCTAGGGGATTAATTTCAAAATCCTTCCAAGGAAAGTGGATAATTATAGATTTGTTCGTGAGACAGAGAAAAGCACAGTCATTCAGCTACTTGCTGTGCTCTGCTGTCAGAATACTGAAAAACCCTCATGGTTACCCAAGCACTGAGGTTATCCCTGAACCAGATGCTTATCCATGAACTGGGGATTTCCTTCACTCCTCATTTCCCATACCCTCCTTCAGACTTCAGTCAATCGAGTGATGTGTACTCCTTCTTTCGTATAGGCAAAAGATGATCTAGTCAAGGTCTGGTCTTTGACGAAGCCTGCTACTTAATATCATTGTAATTgcattttaattgtattgttgaCTATCAGCAACTCAAAACCTTTTATCTTTATAGTGAACTACTACAGGAGCACGTCAAaaaacttttattgttcttttaaaaacattaactaatttttttattttagtaaggcAATTACCAGTGAGTTCTACGCCATTAAGAACCACAGAACATTTGAATGCCTAAACGTACTGGCCACCATTCAATTTCAAGTAAACCCAGGTCACAATGAGCTCACTCCATGCCAAGCTGTTATTGGAATAAACAGACCAACACAGAGAGAAGCATAGCACTGCTAGGGAGAAATCAGATtatcctccacccccccccccccccagctccatTCAGTCAATAGTTTACTGATAATATTCTTCATGGGAATAAGTGGAACTTTCCTCTTATGCTTTCTGGAGactgaggagaggagaaaaaagtaGTAGGAGCTGCTGGGATGGAAATACagttaaaaatcactgctctacTGAAATACAGAACACTTTCAAAAAgttgacagcctgaccaggcagtggcacagtgaatagagagtcggactgggatgcggaggacccaggtttgagaccctgaggtcgccagcttgagcgcgggcttatctggtttgagcaaagctcaccagcttgaacctaaggtcgctggcttgagcgaggggttacttggtctgctgaaggcccacagtcaaggcacatatgagaaagcaatcaatgaacaactaaggtgtcgcaacgaaaaactaatgattgatgcttctcatctctctctgttcctatctgtctgtccctatctatccctctctctgactctttctctgtctctatataaaaaaaaaaaagagagagaga from Saccopteryx leptura isolate mSacLep1 chromosome 2, mSacLep1_pri_phased_curated, whole genome shotgun sequence carries:
- the PALM2AKAP2 gene encoding A-kinase anchor protein 2 isoform X2, whose translation is MLISLDHEAGHAQQQISTLADVQPTWEHLQPPRPGPIRSESLEEKRKRQTEIEGKRQELDEQILLLQHCKSKVLREKWLLQGIPAGTAEEEEARRRQSEEDEFRVKQLEDNIQRLEQEIQALESEESQISAKEQVILEKLKETEKSFQDFQKSFSSTDGDAVNCISSQLPDLPILYSRTAEPSPGQDGTSRAAAVYAMEINVEKDKQTGETKILSTSTIGPEGVHQRGVKVYDDGTKVVYEVHSGGTVVENGVHRLSSKDVEELIQKAGQSSLRGGHVSERIVVADGSLGHPKEHVLCKEAKLEMVHKSRKEQSPGNPGQQAHAPSTEGPQANLDQPVTMIFMGYQNIEDEEETKKVLGYDETIKAELVLIDEDDEKSLREKTVTDVSTIDGNAAELVSGRPVSDTTEPSSPEGKEESLATEPAPGVEWESVLLKGDEAASNAAGTPSADMTVKKPPQLSEDDIRLKTERDNCSANPLDPVVSSLPPDHKNMEIEVSVAECKSVPGITSTPHSMDHPSPFYSPPHNGLLADHHESLDNDVASEIRYLDEVLEANCCDSAVDGTYNGTSSPEPGTALLVGSPSPPAHTAVQPESMERAAGRQVPPHIELSKSNSDPMAEGERTNGHSPDQPRDLLGDSLQAPASPSSSTSSWCSSRDGEFTLTTLKKEAKFELRAFHEDKKPSKLFEDDVNEKEQYCVRKVRPTEEMLELEKERRELIRSQAVKKNPGIAAKWWNPPQEKSIEEQLDEEHLESHKKYKERKERRAQQEQLLLQQQQQQQQQPPPQLCTAPAPAPSREPSSMTENVKVDVVTEQIDFSAARKQFQLMENSRPTVAKGQSTPRLFSIKPFYRPLGSINSDKPLTISRPASVAGPPEDRGASAARGQKAHCAPESQSLGGGQGSAAPQGKEGPYSEPSKRGPLSKLWADDGEFTSARAVLTVVKDDDPGIMDQFSRSVNVSLTQEELDSGLDELSVRSQDTTVLETLSNDFSMDNISDSGASNETTSALQDNSLADFSLPQTPQTDNPSEGRGEGVSKSFSDHGFYSPSSTLGDSPSVDDPLEYQAGLLVQNAIQQAIAEQVDRAVSGPSKGGAGQQGPKATLEEAGTGAPSSEKPQSTFEPPQVSSPVQEKRDVLPKILPAEDRVLRERGGPSPPLPAVQPSGPINMEETRPEGSYFSKYSEAAELRSTASLLATQESDVMVGPFKLRSRKQRTLSMIEEEIRAAQEREEELKRQRQVLQSTQSSRAKNALSLPSRMSYYKTAPGKIEKVRPPPSPTPEGPSSQPDLAPEEAAGSQRPKNLMQTLMEDYETHKSKRRERMDDSSVLEATRVNRRKSALALRWEAGIYANQEEEDNE
- the PALM2AKAP2 gene encoding PALM2-AKAP2 fusion protein isoform X3 yields the protein MLISLDHEAGHAQQQISTLADVQPTWEHLQPPRPGPIRSESLEEKRKRQTEIEGKRQELDEQILLLQHCKSKVLREKWLLQGIPAGTAEEEEARRRQSEEDEFRVKQLEDNIQRLEQEIQALESEESQISAKEQVILEKLKETEKSFQDFQKSFSSTDGDAVNCISSQLPDLPILYSRTAEPSPGQDGTSRAAAVYAMEINVEKDKQTGETKILSTSTIGPEGVHQRGVKVYDDGTKVVYEVHSGGTVVENGVHRLSSKDVEELIQKAGQSSLRGGHVSERIVVADGSLGHPKEHVLCKEAKLEMVHKSRKEQSPGNPGQQAHAPSTEGPQANLDQPVTMIFMGYQNIEDEEETKKVLGYDETIKAELVLIDEDDEKSLREKTVTDVSTIDGNAAELVSGRPVSDTTEPSSPEGKEESLATEPAPGVEWESVLLKGDEAASNAAGTPSADMTVKKPPQLSEDDIRLKTERDNCSANPLDPVVSSLPPDHKNMEIEVSVAECKSVPGITSTPHSMDHPSPFYSPPHNGLLADHHESLDNDVASEIRYLDEVLEANCCDSAVDGTYNGTSSPEPGTALLVGSPSPPAHTAVQPESMERAAGRQVPPHIELSKSNSDPMAEGERTNGHSPDQPRDLLGDSLQAPASPSSSTSSWCSSRDGEFTLTTLKKEAKFELRAFHEDKKPSKLFEDDVNEKEQYCVRKVRPTEEMLELEKERRELIRSQAVKKNPGIAAKWWNPPQEKSIEEQLDEEHLESHKKYKERKERRAQQEQLLLQQQQQQQQQPPPQLCTAPAPAPSREPSSMTENVKVDVVTEQIDFSAARKQFQLMENSRPTVAKGQSTPRLFSIKPFYRPLGSINSDKPLTISRPASVAGPPEDRGASAARGQKAHCAPESQSLGGGQGSAAPQGKEGPYSEPSKRGPLSKLWADDGEFTSARAVLTVVKDDDPGIMDQFSRSVNVSLTQEELDSGLDELSVRSQDTTVLETLSNDFSMDNISDSGASNETTSALQDNSLADFSLPQTPQTDNPSEGRGEGVSKSFSDHGFYSPSSTLGDSPSVDDPLEYQAGLLVQNAIQQAIAEQVDRAVSGPSKGGAGQQGPKATLEEAGTGAPSSEKPQSTFEPPQVSSPVQEKRDVLPKILPAEDRVLRERGGPSPPLPAVQPSGPINMEETRPEGSYFSKYSEAAELRSTASLLATQESDVMVGPFKLRSRKQRTLSMIEEEIRAAQEREEELKRQRQVLQSTQSSRAKNALSLPSRMSYYKTAPGP
- the PALM2AKAP2 gene encoding PALM2-AKAP2 fusion protein isoform X4; its protein translation is MTVKKPPQLSEDDIRLKTERDNCSANPLDPVVSSLPPDHKNMEIEVSVAECKSVPGITSTPHSMDHPSPFYSPPHNGLLADHHESLDNDVASEIRYLDEVLEANCCDSAVDGTYNGTSSPEPGTALLVGSPSPPAHTAVQPESMERAAGRQVPPHIELSKSNSDPMAEGERTNGHSPDQPRDLLGDSLQAPASPSSSTSSWCSSRDGEFTLTTLKKEAKFELRAFHEDKKPSKLFEDDVNEKEQYCVRKVRPTEEMLELEKERRELIRSQAVKKNPGIAAKWWNPPQEKSIEEQLDEEHLESHKKYKERKERRAQQEQLLLQQQQQQQQQPPPQLCTAPAPAPSREPSSMTENVKVDVVTEQIDFSAARKQFQLMENSRPTVAKGQSTPRLFSIKPFYRPLGSINSDKPLTISRPASVAGPPEDRGASAARGQKAHCAPESQSLGGGQGSAAPQGKEGPYSEPSKRGPLSKLWADDGEFTSARAVLTVVKDDDPGIMDQFSRSVNVSLTQEELDSGLDELSVRSQDTTVLETLSNDFSMDNISDSGASNETTSALQDNSLADFSLPQTPQTDNPSEGRGEGVSKSFSDHGFYSPSSTLGDSPSVDDPLEYQAGLLVQNAIQQAIAEQVDRAVSGPSKGGAGQQGPKATLEEAGTGAPSSEKPQSTFEPPQVSSPVQEKRDVLPKILPAEDRVLRERGGPSPPLPAVQPSGPINMEETRPEGSYFSKYSEAAELRSTASLLATQESDVMVGPFKLRSRKQRTLSMIEEEIRAAQEREEELKRQRQVLQSTQSSRAKNALSLPSRMSYYKTAPGKIEKVRPPPSPTPEGPSSQPDLAPEEAAGSQRPKNLMQTLMEDYETHKSKRRERMDDSSVLEATRVNRRKSALALRWEAGIYANQEEEDNE